tagatgacgagttagtgggtgcagtgcaccagcatggcacatgtatacatatgtaactaacctgcacaatgtgcacatgtaccctaaaacttaaagtataataaaaaaaaaaaatagaatcttcAAACCTAATGCCTAGAACATTTTATCAACATTAAACTTCTATTTAAAGTTTATTCTTAGCTATCTATAAGAAACGTTTACAGGAAGCAGAAAAGATAAGCTCTTTCTAAGTTAAAAGAGTATATTTGCAATTTGAACTTTCAAAAATTGATAAAGCagtacacacatttatttttagaaactgaAGCTGCAAAGCTAAGCAATTTCCTACTATGACATGTGTGTTGGACAGTGTAGGGCATAGCAATGATTAGTGATTTTCAGCAGCCTTTCTTGAATAGACATTGAAAATAgctaaacaaaaaaagagaagtgagCTGAATTCTTGGAGTGAATATTTTGGAGTGAATTATAAAACAGAGTTCTTGCAATAAtgcatgtaaattaaaaataggttagcaaagcatgagtaaaaatagtcaattttcaaatacttttcacAGCTCTCCGAGTCTGACATATTTCTCTGGCTAAAAGGGAAGAAACATATTGGCACTCATGTTGGGAAGACCTTAGAACAGCAAAGTACTAAAACTTGCTAAACCAACTTCAAGTGGCTTTCTTGTTAGTGCAATACACACTGCACTGAGTTCCTGAGCATAATATTTTCACCCTTTCCCATGGAGTCTGCTtaaatttgaagatttttttctggtAGGTGTATTGTCCTTAATTTTGGAGGAAGTTTTAAAAAGGTGGATTAATGTTATATATGCTTCTGAGAATATTATGCAACCATGAAGCTTTGCACTTCAACATAAATGAATCCCAAAAAGAGCCAGATGAACTGTtggctgggaggcagagccttAGGATGTTTCAAATTCATTGTGACTTCACATAAAGGTCCTCTCTGGAGTATGAAAGTCAATTTTACAGgtgtaaaataaaggaaaagaagacagTCTGAAAGTCAAATGAAATTCCAGGACCACCTGTATTTCAGTGAGGTAAGTGTTATAATAAAGTGTTATGGGTAGATACATAAAAGACAACTAAtttagagtaaaaataaattgGGGGACTATTAAGAGACTGTCTTAATGTGGAATGAATTTTACAGAGTCTTTATGGTAACATTTGTAGATTAAAATTAGGTCAGTAAAGCATAAGTAAAAAtagttaattttcaaatatttatcacaGAGCTTTCTAGTTTACATTTAAGAATATATTCTGTTGCATTGGATTGATATGCACAGGATTATTTTGTCTCCACGTAGGgataggaaagaaaacaaatttgttttgCAATAGCCCAGTTTAATAGAGGTGGTACAAACTTTaggaagtattttaattttagttaaattGATCCAGGTTAATTTGGAGACAATTATGAAGCACATACAAATTACAAATCATAAAATGGTAATTGTATTTGCAGTTGTAAGAACCCAAAAGATTTAAGCTCCATTAGCTAAGAATAAAATGCTGATAACCATGAGTCGCAGCCATGGTTTGGATGTACTCAGAAAAGTTAACTATGTAAAAAATGTCACCTTCTTATTCAGCATATTAGCTCCCTGGGTGTTTTCAAGACATATCTGctggcttttcttttaaaattacacttCCCTTAGCTACGCTGTGATATTACAGCTATGGAAGAGTGAGCTGGCTTCACCCTGCCTCATGCATCATCAGCCGAACTGTCAGTAAAGTGCTAATTGCAGAAACTTTATTACTTGAGGTGATACTGAACCAGAGAGAACACAGCTTGATTTTTCATAATCTAAACTTTGCAATGTgagcaattagaaaaaaaaaaaactttcctttttgtttcaatttctaagctaagcaaaattaaaatggatGTCATTGACAGtaaaatagaaacttaaaaatGTTGTCCTTCTAGGTGACTTTATAACTTAGTATAAAATCCCATTAACCcctttttataaaaatgcataATTTGAAGCTTAACAGCACTTGCAATTCTATGACACATTTGGCTACCTGTAATTGGTGAAAGACAGAactttattttctgcttctgtcatttttgtattttttgtagaggaaaTATACTTCAAAGATATGCTTTATATATACTCTctacatttatatatttcctGTGGGATCTGAAATATTTAAAGCACCTTTAAACACTATTTCAGAAAATGGGTTTGCAGGTAGCACAAGAAATTTcctctagaaatataaaaatagatgagGATGGTTTCATGGGAAGTTTATTGGAATAGACGCATGGAATGTTGGGACCATTTTTAGGGCAAATTCCATGGGGAGTGATTAGAAAAATCAGCAAATATAATTCCATGTGAAATCCTTGGGGAAATTCAGTATACAATAAAACACGAGTGGGATATCTGAATCAGACCTAAGggtctaaaaagaaaacaaacctatGATAGCCTCTTAAGGAGGAGAAATAATTAGGGACAAGatggtagaaaaggcaaagaaaggaaaaatagtttTCTCAGTGTAGGGAACAATGTACAACATCCTTGGgattatttctgctttttatggTTGTAATGTAGAAAGACTGAAAGTCAATAGGAGTAAATTCTGCTGATTAAGTGGGTGGTGTGGATTAGAAGGACACTGGCCTATAAAGTTAACTGTGCAAAGTCTTGAAAGGGCTTGCGAGCCACGCTAGAGAATTTCAAATTGATCAGAAGGGCAATAGGAAATCATATAGGGTTTTGCATAGGAATTTAACACGAGcagatttgtattttttagggGTCAGTCTTATTGACGTCTGGAGAGTTGCCTGGAGAGAGACAAGGCTGAAAATAGGGAAACCATTAAAAAAGCTATTACAGCAATCCACATAGGCTATGATCTAAGGCACAGCTGGGGTGGAAGCAGAAGGAACAGATGAATTTGAAAGATACTTAGGAGATAAAATCAACAGGTAAATGACTAGGTGTGTGAGGCAAGAGAGACGGGAGATTCAGAAATGGCACTTGGGTTTCCGGTCAGGACAACAGAATGGACGGTAATGTAATTTGCTAGAACACAGGAAAGAGAGTGCGTTTGGGTAATAAAGGTGATTTCAGCCATGGACCTGTTAAGATTTCCTATGAGATTTACATGAAATTAATGTAAGTTGAATAGTGGATCACGAAATATAAGCCAGATGGAAAGGAAGTAAAAAGAGAAAGTTGATGataggaggaaaggagaggggtcAAGATTTGGAAGCATCCATAAATTACATGGACAAGTGTGGAGGAGTAACCACTAGAGGTCCGAGTTGGTAAGAGCTTATGCTCAGAAAGTGGGATGTCTGCATTCATGAATTCAGAGGTAGACATGTCCTGGTGAAGACAAGTGCACAGGTGGCTGTGGGAGTGGTTGGCTGAAGTGGAGTTAAGGTTAGGGTCCTTGGAAATGAGGCACTAGCAGCTCAACTCAGTGCTGGGGTTTCACTTTCCTGGAGTCCATGCTGCTATTTCATTTGGAACTCAGATGCTTTTAGGGTACTGAGTATGTTTTCACTAATATCTGTACCTTAATATTTGTGCCCATACACACAGGGGGTCATGTATAAAATTCTTTGGTGGGTGATTCTGCTGTATCTAATTGTCtcatggagaaaatggaacttACTGAAGAAAAGAATGGCAGCTCTTCtgcaaataaataagcaaatacacATAAGCTTGTAATACATTACTGTTAAAACCAGAGAAAAGAACCTGCTTTATAATTAATTTGATTAACATATTCACCACTATTGGATTcagtttaatttaataaaatttggtTAAAAAGTGCTGGCATAGATAAAActaaatgtttatataaacaaGCATTTGAACAGCTGAGGGAAAAGATTGATCGTTGAGGGCTAAAGGTTTAAGAGCCTTATAGAAGATGTAACAATTGATCTGAACCTTAGAAGATGGGTTAAAATCTAAACTAGGGAACCTATACTATATACTAATTATACATTTAATAGGCTTGGGTTCGAATCCTGACTCTGCCTCTTTCTGGCTGTAAGCCCTTGTTCAAATTAATtaatctttctaaaaataaatgttctcatctgtaatataaaaatattaatagtctTACTTATAAAATGTAAGTACATTTAAAAGCTTTTGTCCTGTAGTAATTGACTGAAGTACAAGCACTAAAAATGTTAATCATCAAAAGCATAAAGATTATATAGGCGTTTCCCGCCGCTGGGGTCAGGGGTCGAGGTTCGGGTCGTGGGGCCGAGGGAagagcgggcgggcgggcgggaggCGCCGGCGCCAGACGCGGAGGGAAGGAGCTACGAGTAGCCGCCGAGAGGCCGCGGAGCCAGCGACGACCGACCCAAccgagccgccgccgccgccgccgcgatGGCGGCCGCCAAGGACACTCATGAGGACCATGATACTTCCACTGAGAATACAGACGAGTCCAACCATGACCCTCAGTTTGAGCCAATAGTTTCTCTTCCtgagcaagaaattaaaacactgGAAGAAGATGAAGAGGAACTTTTTAAAATGCGGCCAAAACTGTTTCGATTTGCCTCCGAGAACGATCTCCCAGAATGGAAGGAGCGAGGCACTGGTGACGTCAAGCTCCTGAAGCACAAGGAGAAAGGGGCCATCCGCCTCCTCATGCGGAGGGACAAGACCCTGAAGATCTGTGCCAACCACTACATCACGCCGATGATGGAGCTGAAGCCCAACGCAGGTAGCGACCGTGCCTGGGTCTGGAACACCCACGCTGACTTCGCCGACGAGTGCCCCAAGCCAGAGCTGCTGGCCATCTGCTTCCTGAATGCTGAGAATGCACAGAAATTCAAAACAAAGTTTGAAGAATGCAGGAAAGAGAtcgaagagagagaaaagaaagcaggatCAGGCAAAAATGATCATGCCGAAAAAGTGGCGGAAAAGCTAGAAGCTCTCTCGGTGAAGGAGACCAAGGAGGATGCTGAGGAGAAGCAATAAAtcgtcttattttattttcttttcctctctttcctttcctttttttaaaaaaattttaccctGCCCCTCTTTTTcggtttgtttttattctttcatttttacaagGGACGTTATATAAAGAActgaactcaaaaaaaaaagattatataatatagaggTTATATATAGAgaagaaattaatatattttaaaactgaacatttttgttgtgaaaaaaattataaaaaatttaaacagaattaaaaatgcatttattgtaTCCCAAATATTGGCAAATGATATCATCAGAATATACCAGATGGTTGATACCATTAGTGTTGCCcaataattgtttattttcatttatcgGTACACAGA
This genomic interval from Gorilla gorilla gorilla isolate KB3781 chromosome 6, NHGRI_mGorGor1-v2.1_pri, whole genome shotgun sequence contains the following:
- the LOC129534744 gene encoding ran-specific GTPase-activating protein-like; translated protein: MAAAKDTHEDHDTSTENTDESNHDPQFEPIVSLPEQEIKTLEEDEEELFKMRPKLFRFASENDLPEWKERGTGDVKLLKHKEKGAIRLLMRRDKTLKICANHYITPMMELKPNAGSDRAWVWNTHADFADECPKPELLAICFLNAENAQKFKTKFEECRKEIEEREKKAGSGKNDHAEKVAEKLEALSVKETKEDAEEKQ